In Tenrec ecaudatus isolate mTenEca1 chromosome 4, mTenEca1.hap1, whole genome shotgun sequence, a single window of DNA contains:
- the SF1 gene encoding splicing factor 1 isoform X4 — protein MEQKTVIPGMPTVIPPGLTREQERAYIVQLQIEDLTRKLRTGDLGIPPNPEDRSPSPEPIYNSEGKRLNTREFRTRKKLEEERHNLITEMVALNPDFKPPADYKPPATRVSDKVMIPQDEYPEINFVGLLIGPRGNTLKNIEKECNAKIMIRGKGSVKEGKVGRKDGQMLPGEDEPLHALVTANTMENVKKAVEQIRNILKQGIETPEDQNDLRKMQLRELARLNGTLREDDNRILRPWQSSETRSITNTTVCTKCGGAGHIASDCKFQRPGDPQSAQDKARMDKEYLSLMAELGEAPVPSSVGSTSGPAATPLASAPRPAAPANNPPPPSRPPWMNSGPSESRPYHGMHGGGPGGPGGGPHSFPHPLPSLTGGHGGHPMQHNPNGPPPPWMQPPPPPMNQGPHPPGHHGPPPMDQYLGSTPVGSGLYRLHQGKGMMPPPPMGMMPPPPPPPSGQPPPPPSGPLPPWQQQQQQPPPPPPPSSSMASSTPLPWQQNTTTTTTSAGTGPIPPWQQQQAAAAASPGAPQMQGNPTMVPLPPGVQPPLPPGAPPPPPPPPPGSAGMMYAPPPPPPPPMDPSNFVTMMGMGVAGMPPFGMPPAPPPPPPQN, from the exons ATGGAACAGAAGACTGTGATTCCAGGAATGCCCACCGTCATTCCGCCCGGCCTGACTCGGGAACAGGAACGAGCTTACATAG TGCAACTGCAGATAGAAGACCTGACTCGTAAACTGCGCACAGGAGACCTGGGCATCCCCCCTAACCCTGAGGACAG GTCCCCTTCCCCTGAGCCCATCTACAATAGCGAGGGGAAGCGGCTCAACACCCGGGAGTTCCGAACACGCAAAAAGCTGGAAGAGGAGCGGCACAACCTCATCACAGAGATGGTGGCGCTCAACCCTGACTTCAAGCCGCCTGCCGATTACAA ACCTCCAGCAACCCGTGTGAGCGATAAAGTCATGATCCCACAAGATGAGTATCCGGAGATCAACTTCGTGGGACTGCTGATAGGGCCCAG AGGAAACACCCTAAAGAACATAGAGAAGGAGTGTAATGCCAAGATCATGATCCGGGGCAAGGGCTCAGTGAAAGAAGGGAAGGTCGGGCGCAAAGACGGCCAGATGCTGCCTGGGGAGGACGAGCCACTTCACGCCCTGGTGACAGCCAACACCATGGAGAACGTCAAAAAGGCCGTGGAGCAG ATAAGGAACATCCTCAAGCAGGGCATCGAGACCCCTGAGGACCAGAATGACCTGCGCAAGATGCAGCTCCGGGAGCTGGCGCGGCTGAATGGCACCCTTCGGGAAGACGATAACAG GATCCTAAGACCCTGGCAGAGTTCTGAGACCCGGAGCATCACCAACACCACCGTGTGCACCAAGTGTGGGGGGGCTGGCCACATTGCCTCTGACTGCAAGTTCCAGAG gcctggtgacccccagtcgGCACAGGACAAAGCTCGTATGGATAAAGAGTATCTGTCGCTCATGGCAGAGCTGGGAGAAGCTCCTGTCCCCTCTTCCGTGGGGTCCACCTCTGGGCCTGCCGCCACACCCCTGGCTAGTGCGCCACGGCCTGCCGCTCCTGCCAACAACCCACCTCCACCG AGCCGCCCGCCCTGGATGAACTCCGGCCCCTCCGAAAGCCGGCCCTACCATGGCATGCACGGAGGtggtcctggtgggccaggtggCGGCCCCCACAGCTTCCCACATCCACTGCCCAGCCTGACGGGCGGCCATGGCGGCCACCCCATGCAGCACAATCCGAACGGACCCCCACCCCCGTGgatgcagccaccaccaccaccgatgAATCAGGGTCCCCACCCGCCTGGGCACCATGGCCCTCCTCCAATGG ATCAGTACCTGGGAAGTACGCCTGTGGGCTCTGGACTTTACCGCCTGCATCAAGGAAAAG GTATGATGCCGCCGCCGCCTATGGGCAtgatgccgccgccgccgccgccgcccagtgggcagcccccacccccgccctctggCCCTCTGCCCCCatggcaacagcagcagcagcagcctccgCCGCCCCCTCCGCCCAGCAGCAGTATGGCTTCCAGCACCCCCTTGCCATGGCAGCAAA ATACGACGACTACCACCACGAGCGCTGGCACAGGGCCCATCCCGCCATGGCAACAGCAGCAGGCGGCTGCCGCAGCTTCTCCAGGAGCCCCTCAGATGCAAGGCAACCCCACTATGGTGCCCCTACCCCCCGGGGTCCAGCCGCCTCTGCCGCCCGGTGCCCCTCCCCCTCCGCCGCCTCCGCCACCTGGTTCCGCCGGCATGATGTatgccccgcccccccctcctCCGCCTCCCATGGACCCTTCTAACTTTGTCACCATGATGGGCATGGGGGTGGCGGGCATGCCGCCCTTCGGGATGCCTCCAGCGCCCCCACCGCCGCCTCCACAGAACTAG
- the SF1 gene encoding splicing factor 1 isoform X7, giving the protein MEQKTVIPGMPTVIPPGLTREQERAYIVQLQIEDLTRKLRTGDLGIPPNPEDRSPSPEPIYNSEGKRLNTREFRTRKKLEEERHNLITEMVALNPDFKPPADYKPPATRVSDKVMIPQDEYPEINFVGLLIGPRGNTLKNIEKECNAKIMIRGKGSVKEGKVGRKDGQMLPGEDEPLHALVTANTMENVKKAVEQIRNILKQGIETPEDQNDLRKMQLRELARLNGTLREDDNRILRPWQSSETRSITNTTVCTKCGGAGHIASDCKFQRPGDPQSAQDKARMDKEYLSLMAELGEAPVPSSVGSTSGPAATPLASAPRPAAPANNPPPPSLMSTTQSRPPWMNSGPSESRPYHGMHGGGPGGPGGGPHSFPHPLPSLTGGHGGHPMQHNPNGPPPPWMQPPPPPMNQGPHPPGHHGPPPMGKSVPGKYACGLWTLPPASRKRYDAAAAYGHDAAAAAAAQWAAPTPALWPSAPMATAAAAASAAPSAQQQYGFQHPLAMAAKYDDYHHERWHRAHPAMATAAGGCRSFSRSPSDARQPHYGAPTPRGPAASAARCPSPSAASATWFRRHDVCPAPPSSASHGPF; this is encoded by the exons ATGGAACAGAAGACTGTGATTCCAGGAATGCCCACCGTCATTCCGCCCGGCCTGACTCGGGAACAGGAACGAGCTTACATAG TGCAACTGCAGATAGAAGACCTGACTCGTAAACTGCGCACAGGAGACCTGGGCATCCCCCCTAACCCTGAGGACAG GTCCCCTTCCCCTGAGCCCATCTACAATAGCGAGGGGAAGCGGCTCAACACCCGGGAGTTCCGAACACGCAAAAAGCTGGAAGAGGAGCGGCACAACCTCATCACAGAGATGGTGGCGCTCAACCCTGACTTCAAGCCGCCTGCCGATTACAA ACCTCCAGCAACCCGTGTGAGCGATAAAGTCATGATCCCACAAGATGAGTATCCGGAGATCAACTTCGTGGGACTGCTGATAGGGCCCAG AGGAAACACCCTAAAGAACATAGAGAAGGAGTGTAATGCCAAGATCATGATCCGGGGCAAGGGCTCAGTGAAAGAAGGGAAGGTCGGGCGCAAAGACGGCCAGATGCTGCCTGGGGAGGACGAGCCACTTCACGCCCTGGTGACAGCCAACACCATGGAGAACGTCAAAAAGGCCGTGGAGCAG ATAAGGAACATCCTCAAGCAGGGCATCGAGACCCCTGAGGACCAGAATGACCTGCGCAAGATGCAGCTCCGGGAGCTGGCGCGGCTGAATGGCACCCTTCGGGAAGACGATAACAG GATCCTAAGACCCTGGCAGAGTTCTGAGACCCGGAGCATCACCAACACCACCGTGTGCACCAAGTGTGGGGGGGCTGGCCACATTGCCTCTGACTGCAAGTTCCAGAG gcctggtgacccccagtcgGCACAGGACAAAGCTCGTATGGATAAAGAGTATCTGTCGCTCATGGCAGAGCTGGGAGAAGCTCCTGTCCCCTCTTCCGTGGGGTCCACCTCTGGGCCTGCCGCCACACCCCTGGCTAGTGCGCCACGGCCTGCCGCTCCTGCCAACAACCCACCTCCACCG TCTCTCATGTCCACCACCCAGAGCCGCCCGCCCTGGATGAACTCCGGCCCCTCCGAAAGCCGGCCCTACCATGGCATGCACGGAGGtggtcctggtgggccaggtggCGGCCCCCACAGCTTCCCACATCCACTGCCCAGCCTGACGGGCGGCCATGGCGGCCACCCCATGCAGCACAATCCGAACGGACCCCCACCCCCGTGgatgcagccaccaccaccaccgatgAATCAGGGTCCCCACCCGCCTGGGCACCATGGCCCTCCTCCAATGGGTAA ATCAGTACCTGGGAAGTACGCCTGTGGGCTCTGGACTTTACCGCCTGCATCAAGGAAAAG GTATGATGCCGCCGCCGCCTATGGGCAtgatgccgccgccgccgccgccgcccagtgggcagcccccacccccgccctctggCCCTCTGCCCCCatggcaacagcagcagcagcagcctccgCCGCCCCCTCCGCCCAGCAGCAGTATGGCTTCCAGCACCCCCTTGCCATGGCAGCAAA ATACGACGACTACCACCACGAGCGCTGGCACAGGGCCCATCCCGCCATGGCAACAGCAGCAGGCGGCTGCCGCAGCTTCTCCAGGAGCCCCTCAGATGCAAGGCAACCCCACTATGGTGCCCCTACCCCCCGGGGTCCAGCCGCCTCTGCCGCCCGGTGCCCCTCCCCCTCCGCCGCCTCCGCCACCTGGTTCCGCCGGCATGATGTatgccccgcccccccctcctCCGCCTCCCATGGACCCTTCTAA